A part of Melittangium boletus DSM 14713 genomic DNA contains:
- a CDS encoding chemotaxis protein CheW — translation MRHVIFRVEKERYGLPLTAVKEVVVPPERFTRVPRAPAAVTGVMNLRGRVVTVVELRQLLGLPEGPSPNGRVLLLERGRRDLGLLVTDVEGIEAVERVGVAPGRSVPAVRGVARLKGLAVTVLDPEGLDSAVVGLFTAAQK, via the coding sequence GTGCGGCACGTCATCTTCCGGGTGGAGAAGGAGCGTTACGGGCTGCCACTGACGGCGGTGAAGGAAGTGGTGGTTCCCCCCGAGCGCTTCACCCGGGTCCCTCGGGCCCCGGCGGCGGTGACGGGGGTGATGAACCTGCGGGGCAGGGTGGTGACGGTGGTGGAGTTGCGTCAGCTCCTCGGGTTGCCCGAGGGGCCCTCGCCCAATGGGCGGGTGTTGTTGCTGGAGCGGGGTCGGCGGGACCTGGGGTTGTTGGTGACGGATGTGGAGGGGATCGAGGCGGTGGAGCGGGTGGGCGTGGCTCCTGGCAGGTCCGTCCCGGCGGTACGCGGGGTGGCGCGGTTGAAGGGTCTGGCGGTGACGGTATTGGATCCAGAAGGGCTGGATTCCGCGGTGGTTGGACTCTTCACCGCGGCTCAGAAGTGA
- the thiL gene encoding thiamine-phosphate kinase, producing MSQKRAGEFTLIDLFLSQFPRARVPVGPGDDCAVLAPSKGAQCITTDAVVEDVHFTRAWFTPEDIGHKALAVNLSDLASMGAVPRWFVCALALPRDFPRRALLGIARGMSALARVHGIALVGGNFTSARELSITLTAAGELSPGTAPLTRAGGRPGDVLYVSGTLGDARLGLSHLQQGRRRSPAILRQKRPEPRIALGRLGARFASAALDISDGLAQDLGHLCAASGVGAELELESLPLSPSVRAALGPEGALAGGEDYELLLAVPPGRTSTFERACLRAEEPITRVGRLTEGPVGRIRGARGQGLRLPAGFDHFQGGGRIDRSGREG from the coding sequence GTGAGCCAGAAGCGCGCGGGCGAATTCACCCTCATCGATCTCTTCCTCTCCCAGTTCCCCCGGGCCCGGGTGCCCGTGGGGCCCGGAGATGACTGCGCGGTGCTCGCCCCGTCCAAGGGGGCGCAGTGCATCACCACGGACGCGGTGGTGGAGGACGTGCACTTCACGCGTGCCTGGTTCACCCCCGAGGACATCGGCCACAAGGCCCTGGCGGTGAACCTGTCGGACCTGGCCTCCATGGGCGCGGTGCCGCGCTGGTTCGTCTGCGCGCTGGCGCTGCCTCGGGACTTCCCGCGCCGGGCGCTGCTCGGGATCGCGCGAGGCATGAGCGCGCTGGCGCGGGTGCACGGCATCGCCCTGGTGGGGGGCAACTTCACCTCCGCGCGCGAGCTGTCCATCACCCTCACGGCCGCGGGCGAGCTGTCCCCGGGCACCGCGCCGCTCACCCGCGCCGGGGGACGGCCCGGGGACGTCTTGTATGTGTCGGGGACCCTGGGTGATGCCCGGCTGGGCCTGTCGCACCTGCAACAGGGCCGGCGGCGCTCCCCGGCCATCCTCCGCCAGAAGCGTCCGGAGCCTCGGATCGCGCTGGGCCGCCTCGGGGCGCGATTCGCCTCCGCCGCCCTGGACATCTCCGATGGTCTCGCGCAGGACCTGGGTCATCTCTGCGCGGCGTCGGGCGTGGGCGCCGAGCTGGAACTCGAGTCCCTGCCCCTCTCTCCCTCGGTACGCGCGGCCCTGGGGCCGGAAGGCGCCCTGGCGGGGGGTGAGGACTACGAGTTGCTCCTCGCCGTCCCGCCCGGGCGCACCTCGACCTTCGAGCGGGCCTGCCTGAGGGCCGAGGAGCCCATCACCCGGGTGGGCCGGCTCACGGAGGGGCCGGTGGGGCGTATCCGGGGGGCACGGGGCCAGGGGCTGCGCCTGCCCGCCGGCTTTGATCACTTCCAGGGAGGGGGGCGGATTGACCGTTCCGGACGGGAGGGCTAA
- a CDS encoding methyl-accepting chemotaxis protein, producing the protein MRRPLRDDPSPGLIPRRDTVQRLLRSVDQSSAGGHEVSLQSKIFVGYLILGGLLTVALFATEPLLSYWWRVLVAAVITLSLSLTLPRYLPRVMRLRLLSRSAFEISQGDLSKPMIVEPPRAWRRDEIDELAMAIRKMQENLRELVGKIQDTATSVADTARDLQGSAENVNATNEEVGLSMDKIAQGAETQSQLVGKTSKVITEMAGSIQRTAASAEDAARTAAETSIAAENGSKAALLAGEKVKKVFNRIEAASQQVFAFGEKTQEISKIVDAITQVAQQTNLLALNATIEAARAGEYGRGFAVVADEVRKLAESAGRSAEQISRLARDISGQSSAVVSAMKVGIEELAEGREDLTGIVRSMGAITGTVRQVAEKVHLISDSAREQLKGSEEMVKATEEISSVARNNATSTEAIQSVIQEQTDAMVRMTSLASELTNLSIELQSVVRSFRLNA; encoded by the coding sequence GTGCGCCGCCCTCTTCGCGACGATCCCTCTCCCGGCCTCATTCCCCGCCGCGATACCGTGCAGCGGTTGCTTCGCTCCGTGGATCAGTCGAGCGCGGGAGGTCATGAAGTCTCCCTGCAGTCGAAGATCTTCGTGGGCTACCTCATTCTCGGGGGCCTGTTGACGGTCGCGCTCTTCGCCACCGAGCCGCTGCTGTCCTACTGGTGGCGCGTCCTCGTGGCGGCGGTCATCACGCTGTCCCTGTCGCTCACGCTGCCGCGCTACCTGCCGCGCGTGATGCGCCTGCGGCTGCTGTCGCGCTCCGCCTTCGAGATCTCCCAGGGCGACCTGTCCAAGCCCATGATCGTCGAGCCGCCGCGCGCCTGGCGCCGGGATGAGATCGACGAGCTGGCCATGGCCATCCGCAAGATGCAGGAGAACCTGCGCGAGCTGGTGGGGAAGATCCAGGACACGGCCACGAGCGTGGCGGACACCGCGCGCGACCTGCAGGGCTCGGCGGAGAACGTCAACGCGACGAACGAAGAGGTGGGCTTGTCCATGGACAAGATCGCCCAGGGCGCGGAGACGCAGTCGCAGCTCGTCGGCAAGACGTCCAAGGTCATCACCGAGATGGCCGGCAGCATCCAACGCACCGCGGCGAGCGCCGAGGACGCGGCCCGCACGGCCGCCGAGACGAGCATCGCGGCGGAGAACGGCAGCAAGGCGGCACTCCTGGCGGGCGAGAAGGTGAAGAAGGTCTTCAACCGCATCGAGGCGGCGAGCCAGCAGGTGTTCGCCTTCGGGGAGAAGACGCAGGAGATCTCCAAGATCGTGGACGCCATCACCCAGGTGGCCCAGCAGACGAACCTCCTGGCGCTCAACGCCACCATCGAGGCGGCGCGAGCGGGCGAGTACGGCCGGGGCTTCGCGGTGGTGGCCGACGAGGTGCGCAAGCTGGCCGAGAGCGCGGGCCGCTCCGCCGAGCAGATCTCCCGGCTGGCGCGCGACATCTCCGGCCAGTCCTCGGCGGTGGTGAGCGCCATGAAGGTGGGCATCGAGGAGCTGGCGGAGGGCCGCGAGGACCTGACCGGCATCGTGCGCTCCATGGGCGCCATCACCGGGACGGTGCGTCAGGTGGCGGAGAAGGTGCACCTCATCTCCGACAGCGCCCGCGAGCAGCTCAAGGGCAGCGAGGAGATGGTGAAGGCCACCGAGGAGATTTCCTCCGTGGCGCGCAACAACGCCACCTCCACCGAGGCCATCCAGTCCGTCATCCAGGAGCAGACGGACGCCATGGTGCGCATGACCTCGCTGGCGAGCGAGCTCACCAACCTCTCCATCGAGCTGCAGAGCGTGGTGCGCAGCTTCCGGCTCAATGCGTGA
- a CDS encoding D-alanine--D-alanine ligase, giving the protein MRICTLISSYEDSTSPYKDIDPYPEPARWMPEHTWTRALLTRANAEATLERLEGEGFDVFVNLCDGAPEEDIAGVEVIEHLSRRGLAFTGADARFYSMSREAFKQAYDQAGVPSPGHVFVSDVAAAERAAERLRFPLFVKPTSGYASVGIEKDSRVDTRQALVDRVARTAARFGGALIEEFIAGREFTILVSEPPPGARRPVVHTPVEVRFPPEEAFKHFELKWTGYQAMDMVPVTDEDLVARLRELGERTFLATKARGYCRCDVRMNGEGELFMLDCNANPGVFYPPDAFGSADFILSLQPEGHRTFLTHIIEGALRAARP; this is encoded by the coding sequence ATGCGCATCTGCACGTTGATCTCCTCCTATGAGGATTCCACTTCTCCCTACAAGGACATCGATCCCTACCCGGAGCCCGCGCGGTGGATGCCCGAGCACACCTGGACGCGGGCCCTGCTTACGCGGGCCAACGCCGAGGCCACCCTCGAGCGGCTGGAGGGGGAGGGGTTCGACGTCTTCGTGAATCTCTGTGACGGGGCACCGGAGGAGGACATCGCGGGGGTCGAGGTGATCGAGCACCTGTCGCGCCGGGGGTTGGCCTTCACGGGGGCGGACGCGCGCTTCTATTCAATGTCCCGGGAGGCGTTCAAACAGGCCTATGACCAGGCGGGCGTTCCTTCGCCGGGCCATGTCTTCGTGTCGGATGTGGCCGCGGCGGAACGCGCCGCCGAGCGGCTGCGCTTTCCCCTCTTCGTCAAACCCACCTCGGGTTACGCGAGCGTGGGCATCGAGAAGGACTCCCGGGTCGACACCCGGCAGGCGCTGGTGGATCGCGTCGCGCGGACGGCCGCCCGGTTTGGCGGAGCGCTCATCGAGGAGTTCATCGCGGGGCGCGAGTTCACCATCCTCGTGAGCGAGCCGCCTCCGGGGGCGCGGCGGCCGGTGGTCCACACGCCGGTCGAGGTCCGCTTTCCCCCGGAGGAGGCGTTCAAGCACTTCGAGCTCAAGTGGACGGGTTATCAGGCCATGGACATGGTCCCCGTGACCGACGAGGACCTGGTGGCCCGGTTGCGGGAACTGGGCGAGCGGACCTTCCTGGCCACGAAGGCGCGAGGCTACTGCCGCTGCGACGTCCGGATGAACGGAGAAGGGGAGCTGTTCATGCTCGACTGCAACGCCAACCCGGGCGTGTTCTACCCTCCGGACGCGTTTGGAAGCGCGGACTTCATCCTGTCGCTCCAGCCCGAGGGACACCGGACCTTCCTCACGCACATCATCGAGGGCGCGCTGCGTGCCGCGCGCCCCTGA
- a CDS encoding GNAT family N-acetyltransferase, translated as MRPATPEDAAIVVRLMYTAIGDIAHTLSGTRDKAEALRVLESFFRQARNRVSHEHVWVHEADGRVIGFLSAYHGSQIPDLDRPFIERLRAIGGDPSGVIPEAREDEYYLDSLAVDADYQGGGIGTLLLDAFERKADALGHPKIMLLVDQENTKARRLYERRGYREDGSLLLSGHVFDRMIKNGPWG; from the coding sequence ATGAGGCCCGCGACTCCCGAGGATGCCGCCATCGTCGTGCGTCTCATGTACACGGCGATCGGCGACATCGCGCACACCCTGTCCGGCACGCGGGACAAGGCCGAGGCCCTCCGGGTGCTGGAGTCGTTCTTCCGACAGGCGCGCAACCGGGTCAGCCACGAGCACGTCTGGGTCCACGAAGCCGATGGGCGGGTGATCGGCTTCCTGTCGGCCTATCACGGCAGCCAGATTCCGGACCTGGACCGCCCGTTCATCGAGCGGCTACGCGCCATCGGGGGTGACCCGAGCGGTGTCATCCCGGAGGCGCGCGAGGACGAGTACTACCTGGATTCCCTCGCGGTGGATGCGGACTACCAGGGCGGTGGGATTGGCACGCTCCTGCTCGACGCGTTCGAGCGGAAGGCCGATGCGCTCGGGCATCCGAAAATCATGCTCCTGGTCGACCAGGAGAATACGAAGGCTCGCCGGCTGTACGAGCGGAGGGGCTACCGAGAGGACGGCTCGTTGCTGCTCAGTGGCCACGTCTTCGACCGAATGATCAAGAATGGCCCTTGGGGCTGA
- a CDS encoding CotH kinase family protein, whose protein sequence is MRRVLLTGLLLMASACGGPTGPSVLHTNPQDVTEFVPGNPGTPPDKERPPPDPGDGDAAPPDPAPPPAQPPPSPSAPRWPALQTALPVYELTLRQEDYQALHDHINDPPSRDFSVMGQFTLQGRAYTAELSFRGRSTKTDPRIVKKSWDVRFDKADRFEGKKNIELLATWKDSGYLTEKLWFDMAASVGLRASNARYAHVQLHLRQPDGTVITRYEGVFTELESVNKDFLKAHGFDGDSDLYRAGMHDGELRPPPQEEYQEPWDKKTNETKPWTELWSFLEGLRSTPPHELPAFLEQSLELEDYLTWLAMETLIAHDLQGDTRSYLVYDRETRKWTFVPWDLNNALSLYNRTNPVIQGVKKAHALFSFTPYDPNVYVLADERRVFPGMENMKPGWSTLSTRIYDDPGLRARYAARLRTLLDTWFTEENIGARVEAQHALLAPYITPDASGRTRDPYVSPDHVARSVEYLRRFVRERRAWLLQHLQDIEMHGNNALVIDRVGRDGSGAFWVQLYNRSTQPVALGGLQLSGFTRVPAQWTLPERSLAPGQVVTFRQNAEGPERLGATLDPQAPELSLYSADGLRALDLLWLAPLKPGEAYGRTPRGAETFGVQTGP, encoded by the coding sequence ATGCGACGCGTACTCCTCACCGGACTTCTTTTGATGGCAAGCGCATGCGGTGGCCCCACCGGGCCGTCCGTCCTGCACACGAATCCCCAAGACGTCACCGAGTTCGTCCCGGGCAACCCCGGAACGCCTCCGGACAAGGAGCGCCCTCCACCGGATCCGGGGGATGGTGACGCGGCGCCGCCCGACCCGGCGCCTCCTCCCGCACAGCCGCCCCCCTCACCCAGCGCCCCCCGGTGGCCCGCACTCCAGACGGCCCTTCCCGTCTACGAGTTGACCCTGCGCCAGGAGGACTACCAGGCGCTCCACGACCACATCAACGATCCGCCCTCCCGGGACTTCAGCGTGATGGGGCAATTCACGCTCCAGGGCCGCGCGTACACGGCCGAGCTGAGCTTCCGCGGGCGCTCCACCAAGACGGACCCCCGCATCGTGAAGAAGTCCTGGGACGTGCGCTTCGACAAGGCGGATCGCTTCGAGGGCAAGAAGAACATCGAACTGCTCGCGACGTGGAAGGACAGCGGCTACCTCACCGAGAAGCTGTGGTTCGACATGGCGGCGAGCGTGGGACTGCGCGCGTCGAACGCCCGCTATGCCCACGTGCAACTGCACCTGCGGCAGCCCGATGGCACCGTCATCACCCGCTACGAGGGCGTCTTCACCGAGCTGGAGTCCGTGAACAAGGACTTCCTCAAGGCCCATGGCTTCGACGGGGACAGCGACCTCTACCGCGCCGGCATGCACGACGGCGAGCTGCGCCCCCCACCCCAGGAGGAGTACCAGGAGCCCTGGGACAAGAAGACGAACGAGACCAAGCCCTGGACCGAGCTGTGGAGCTTCCTCGAGGGTCTGCGGAGCACGCCGCCCCATGAGCTCCCCGCGTTCCTGGAGCAGTCGCTGGAGCTCGAGGACTACCTCACCTGGCTGGCCATGGAGACGCTCATCGCCCATGACCTCCAGGGCGACACCCGGAGCTACCTCGTCTACGACCGGGAGACGCGCAAGTGGACGTTCGTCCCGTGGGATCTCAACAACGCCCTATCGCTCTACAACCGCACCAACCCCGTCATCCAGGGAGTGAAGAAGGCGCACGCGCTCTTCAGCTTCACCCCCTACGATCCGAACGTGTACGTGCTCGCCGACGAGCGCCGCGTGTTCCCCGGCATGGAGAACATGAAACCCGGCTGGAGCACGCTCTCCACGCGCATCTACGATGACCCGGGTCTGCGCGCCCGCTACGCCGCCCGGCTGCGCACGCTGCTCGACACATGGTTCACCGAGGAGAACATCGGGGCGCGCGTCGAGGCCCAGCACGCCCTGCTCGCGCCCTACATCACCCCGGATGCCTCCGGCAGGACGCGGGACCCCTACGTCAGTCCGGACCACGTCGCGCGCAGCGTCGAGTACCTGCGCCGCTTCGTGCGCGAGCGCCGGGCCTGGTTGCTCCAGCACCTCCAGGACATCGAGATGCACGGCAACAACGCGCTCGTCATCGACCGGGTGGGCCGGGACGGCTCCGGCGCCTTCTGGGTACAGCTCTACAACCGGAGCACCCAGCCGGTGGCGCTGGGCGGGCTCCAGCTCTCGGGCTTCACCCGCGTTCCCGCCCAGTGGACACTGCCCGAGCGCTCGCTCGCGCCTGGACAAGTGGTGACCTTCCGCCAGAACGCCGAGGGACCCGAGCGGCTGGGGGCGACGCTGGATCCCCAGGCGCCCGAGCTCTCGCTCTACTCGGCGGATGGACTGCGGGCCCTGGACCTGCTGTGGCTCGCGCCCTTGAAGCCGGGCGAGGCCTACGGCCGGACGCCCCGGGGTGCCGAGACCTTCGGCGTCCAGACGGGCCCGTAG
- a CDS encoding response regulator has product MAKRVLVVDDAIFMRNMIKDIFASGGFEVVGEAANGLEAVEKFKELKPDLTTMDIVMPFKSGIEATREIIKYDTGAVVIMCSALGQESLVMEAIEAGASDFIVKPFRAEDVLAVVKKVLGES; this is encoded by the coding sequence ATGGCTAAGCGGGTGCTGGTCGTCGACGATGCCATCTTCATGCGCAACATGATCAAGGACATCTTCGCGTCCGGTGGCTTCGAGGTCGTCGGAGAGGCGGCCAACGGGCTGGAGGCGGTGGAGAAGTTCAAGGAGTTGAAGCCGGACCTCACGACGATGGACATCGTCATGCCCTTCAAGAGCGGCATCGAGGCCACGCGCGAGATCATCAAGTATGACACGGGTGCGGTGGTCATCATGTGCTCGGCGCTGGGACAGGAGAGCCTGGTGATGGAGGCCATCGAGGCGGGTGCCTCGGACTTCATCGTCAAGCCGTTCCGCGCGGAGGACGTGCTGGCGGTCGTCAAGAAGGTCCTGGGGGAGAGCTGA
- a CDS encoding PAS domain-containing sensor histidine kinase, with protein MPEDLEAAWRRERAARLAAEQALAREYSARSEGAARLTAALAAARMGTWRLDVFTGLITRDASLNNILGLEVTPSEAPPQDWRQLVHPEDVERVDTELQRTLREQRPFSVDYRVVRPDGGVRWVRDRGMVLPDEDGAPRYLTGAAADITADKHAEEEARIHADFEQKLIGIVSHDLRNPLSAIIMGGHMLLHRVKADAKSHQVVAHLLSSAERCHRMVRDLLDFTQARLGGGIRVEPRPLDFHALVAQTVQEVRMGSPSRVFLLRHEGDAFGEWDADRLSQVVTNLVCNAVNYSPADTSIEVITRGEGEDVLLSVHNQGAPIPAQLRARLFEPMTRGLSEGGSGGRSVGLGLYIVKHLVEVHGGRVDVESSAARGTCFSVRLPRHPPLRRA; from the coding sequence GTGCCTGAGGACCTCGAGGCGGCCTGGAGACGCGAGCGGGCCGCGCGTCTGGCCGCTGAGCAGGCCCTGGCTCGGGAGTACTCGGCTCGGAGCGAGGGGGCGGCACGGCTCACGGCGGCCCTCGCGGCCGCTCGGATGGGGACATGGCGTCTGGACGTGTTCACGGGCCTCATCACGCGGGACGCCTCGCTCAACAACATCCTGGGCCTGGAGGTGACTCCGTCGGAGGCGCCGCCCCAGGACTGGCGCCAGCTCGTGCATCCCGAGGACGTGGAGCGTGTCGACACCGAGTTGCAGCGGACCCTGCGCGAACAGCGCCCCTTCTCCGTGGACTACCGTGTCGTGCGGCCAGATGGGGGCGTGCGCTGGGTACGTGACCGGGGCATGGTGCTGCCCGACGAGGACGGTGCCCCGCGCTACCTCACGGGCGCGGCCGCGGACATCACCGCCGACAAGCACGCGGAGGAAGAGGCTCGCATCCACGCGGACTTCGAGCAGAAGCTCATCGGCATCGTCTCCCATGATCTGCGCAATCCGCTGAGCGCCATCATCATGGGCGGGCACATGCTGCTGCACCGGGTGAAGGCGGATGCCAAGTCCCACCAGGTCGTGGCACACCTGCTGTCGAGCGCCGAGCGTTGCCACCGGATGGTGAGGGATCTGCTCGACTTCACCCAGGCCCGGTTGGGCGGCGGCATCCGAGTCGAGCCCCGGCCGCTCGACTTTCACGCCCTCGTCGCGCAGACGGTCCAGGAAGTGCGCATGGGCAGTCCCTCGCGCGTGTTCCTCCTGCGGCACGAGGGGGATGCGTTCGGGGAGTGGGACGCGGACCGGCTCTCCCAGGTCGTCACCAACCTCGTGTGCAACGCGGTGAACTACAGCCCCGCGGACACGTCCATCGAGGTCATCACCCGGGGGGAAGGCGAGGACGTCCTGCTCTCGGTGCACAACCAGGGCGCGCCCATTCCGGCGCAACTGCGCGCCCGCCTCTTCGAGCCGATGACGCGGGGACTCTCGGAGGGGGGCTCGGGCGGCCGCAGCGTGGGGCTCGGGCTGTACATCGTGAAGCACCTCGTCGAGGTCCATGGAGGCCGCGTGGACGTGGAGTCCTCCGCGGCCCGGGGAACGTGTTTCTCCGTGCGGCTGCCGCGCCATCCGCCGTTGCGCCGCGCGTGA
- a CDS encoding chemotaxis protein CheA: protein MSMDMSRYLGLFLSEASEHLEGLGRDLVQLEREGAPAVVDSMFRHAHSVKGMASSMGFESIAVLAHRVEDLVDAIRQDPSRLERTLVDLLLSATDVMLAQVRCVADNKPPEDASALLGQLADRVSRLTGQAPAATRVLPRLSAEESAPPAAPPPAPAKESVASSATAQLTSSVAKAVKAQGESKPSPRWTVRLRIAPTCQTPGVRAFLMHKRLVGLGTLHDLRPGLDDLKAGRIPEGSIQLELETAETEEGIRKALRNVAEVELVSLTPVVPVAPAQVAATVVQAEASRAVSTGADGARTVRVRTELLDHFLDTVGELLLATARLRELGKVLPEGSRPPIEEGVYRLHTLVKDLHDKVMSARMTPLSLITDRLPRAARDIARRKEREVDLVITGAEIELDRAILDELADPLLHLLRNCIDHGLEPPDERVAAGKAPRGRVVVSVRRARDRVVLEMEDDGRGMNAAKLKAAAVARGVLAPEAAARMTDREAFMLACLPGVSTAKDISEISGRGVGMDAVKRVVENVGGTLEIESELGRGSRFTLKLPLTVAVVQLLLVAVGEEVFGLPIAKVVGATEADGELLERTRQMPLLPHGQGLLPVYALDQLVGVEAPPRKGVRPFVVMEGDAGRVALAVDRLVGQEEAVLKPLSRPLDLLPGLSGVTILGSGRPVFILDVPRLLSA, encoded by the coding sequence ATGAGCATGGACATGTCCCGCTACCTCGGATTGTTCCTGTCCGAGGCGAGCGAGCATCTGGAAGGATTGGGCCGGGACCTCGTGCAACTGGAGCGCGAGGGTGCCCCCGCCGTGGTGGATTCGATGTTCCGCCATGCGCACTCGGTCAAGGGCATGGCCTCGTCGATGGGCTTCGAGTCCATCGCGGTGCTCGCCCACCGGGTGGAGGATCTGGTGGACGCCATCCGCCAGGATCCGAGCCGTCTGGAGCGCACCCTGGTGGACCTGCTCCTGTCGGCCACGGACGTGATGCTCGCCCAGGTGCGCTGTGTGGCGGACAACAAGCCGCCCGAGGATGCCTCGGCGCTGCTCGGGCAGCTCGCGGATCGGGTGAGCCGGCTCACCGGTCAGGCGCCCGCCGCCACCCGCGTCCTGCCCCGGTTGAGCGCCGAGGAGTCCGCGCCTCCCGCCGCGCCTCCCCCCGCGCCCGCCAAGGAGAGCGTCGCGAGCAGCGCGACGGCCCAGTTGACCTCCTCGGTGGCCAAGGCGGTGAAGGCCCAGGGGGAGTCCAAGCCCTCACCTCGCTGGACGGTGCGCTTGCGCATCGCGCCCACCTGCCAGACGCCCGGCGTGCGCGCGTTCCTGATGCACAAGCGGCTCGTGGGTCTGGGGACGCTGCACGACCTGCGGCCCGGGCTGGATGACCTCAAGGCGGGCCGCATCCCCGAGGGCTCCATCCAACTGGAGCTGGAGACGGCCGAGACCGAGGAGGGCATCCGCAAGGCGCTGCGCAACGTGGCGGAAGTGGAACTCGTGTCGCTGACGCCGGTGGTGCCCGTGGCGCCCGCTCAAGTGGCCGCGACCGTGGTCCAGGCGGAGGCCTCCCGGGCGGTTTCCACGGGTGCGGATGGGGCCCGGACGGTGCGCGTGCGCACGGAGCTGCTGGACCACTTCCTGGACACCGTGGGCGAGCTGCTGCTGGCCACCGCGCGCCTGCGCGAGCTGGGCAAGGTGCTGCCGGAGGGCTCGCGTCCCCCCATCGAGGAGGGCGTCTACCGGCTGCACACGCTGGTGAAGGATCTGCATGACAAGGTGATGAGCGCGCGCATGACGCCGCTGTCGCTCATCACCGACCGGCTCCCCCGCGCGGCGCGCGACATCGCCCGGCGCAAGGAGCGCGAGGTGGACTTGGTCATCACGGGTGCGGAGATCGAACTCGACCGGGCCATCCTCGACGAGCTGGCGGATCCCCTGCTGCACCTCCTGCGCAACTGCATCGACCATGGCCTGGAGCCGCCCGACGAGCGCGTGGCCGCGGGCAAGGCGCCTCGGGGCCGGGTGGTGGTGTCGGTGCGGCGCGCGAGGGATCGCGTGGTGCTGGAGATGGAGGACGATGGCCGTGGCATGAACGCGGCCAAGCTCAAGGCGGCGGCGGTGGCCCGGGGGGTGCTCGCTCCGGAGGCGGCGGCGCGGATGACGGACCGCGAGGCCTTCATGCTCGCGTGCCTGCCGGGGGTGTCCACCGCGAAGGACATCTCGGAGATCTCCGGCCGGGGCGTGGGCATGGACGCCGTCAAGCGCGTGGTGGAGAACGTGGGCGGGACGCTGGAGATCGAGAGCGAGCTGGGCCGGGGCTCTCGCTTCACCTTGAAGCTGCCGTTGACGGTGGCGGTGGTGCAGTTGCTGCTGGTGGCGGTGGGCGAGGAGGTGTTCGGCCTGCCTATCGCCAAGGTCGTGGGGGCGACGGAAGCGGATGGCGAGCTGCTCGAGCGCACCCGGCAGATGCCTCTGCTGCCCCATGGCCAGGGGCTCTTGCCGGTGTACGCGCTGGACCAGCTGGTGGGCGTGGAGGCTCCGCCGCGCAAGGGCGTGCGGCCCTTCGTGGTGATGGAGGGGGACGCGGGCCGGGTCGCGCTCGCGGTGGACCGACTGGTGGGGCAGGAGGAAGCGGTGCTCAAACCGCTCTCCCGGCCTCTAGACTTGCTACCGGGGCTCTCTGGGGTGACCATCCTGGGAAGTGGCCGCCCGGTCTTCATCCTGGACGTGCCAAGGTTGCTATCCGCGTGA